A region from the Brachyspira hampsonii genome encodes:
- the xerD gene encoding site-specific tyrosine recombinase XerD encodes MSVKQVSDQEILSMYLNYEAVEKGLSSNTLESYKRDIVIYLDFLNRNKKSILKATRKDIEKFLSERKEQGSKSRTVARNKVSIVNLYKFLVMENYISKNPTDNLEVIRLKRVLPESLTTTEVDDLLSVHNEKTDKGLRDKAIFELMYSSGLRVSEICSLKIDDIFFEGKYLKICGKGKRERIVPINDRALDILQRYIQTSRVIMVKGKKTSELFLNFRGDKISRVGIWKIVKEAMKKSKIEKNIYPHTLRHSFATHLIQHGADLRAVQRMLGHSDITTTEIYTHVDSAHLKKQISKHPKHSKHARQNTNI; translated from the coding sequence ATGTCAGTAAAACAGGTTTCCGATCAAGAAATATTATCAATGTATTTAAACTATGAAGCAGTGGAGAAAGGATTATCATCAAATACTTTAGAATCCTATAAAAGAGATATTGTGATATATCTTGATTTTTTAAACAGAAATAAAAAATCTATTTTAAAAGCTACAAGAAAAGATATTGAAAAATTTTTAAGTGAAAGAAAAGAACAGGGTTCAAAATCAAGAACTGTGGCTAGAAACAAAGTAAGTATAGTTAATCTTTATAAATTTTTGGTTATGGAGAATTATATTTCTAAAAACCCTACAGATAATTTAGAGGTTATACGCTTAAAAAGGGTATTGCCCGAATCACTTACAACAACAGAAGTAGATGATTTGCTTTCAGTTCATAATGAAAAAACTGATAAGGGATTAAGGGATAAAGCTATATTTGAGCTTATGTATTCTTCCGGTCTTAGAGTTAGTGAAATTTGCTCTTTAAAGATAGATGATATATTTTTTGAAGGTAAGTATTTAAAGATATGCGGTAAGGGAAAAAGAGAGAGAATAGTACCTATTAATGACAGGGCTTTAGATATTCTGCAAAGATATATTCAGACAAGCAGAGTTATAATGGTGAAAGGTAAAAAGACTTCGGAATTATTTTTAAACTTCAGAGGAGATAAGATTTCAAGAGTAGGTATTTGGAAAATAGTTAAAGAGGCGATGAAAAAAAGTAAAATAGAAAAGAATATTTATCCTCATACTTTAAGACATAGTTTTGCAACACATCTTATACAGCATGGTGCAGATCTAAGAGCAGTACAGAGAATGCTCGGACATTCTGATATCACTACGACAGAGATTTATACTCATGTTGATTCTGCACATCTTAAAAAACAAATATCAAAGCACCCTAAGCATTCTAAACATGCTAGACAAAATACTAATATATAA
- a CDS encoding heavy-metal-associated domain-containing protein: MENIIIISIIIIIAIISIISYIKKIKSGSCCSSGNTSQIIEKVKVKDKNKKNYPYKKIIKIGGMTCNHCAKIIENNFNKIEDVYAKVSFDNEEAAILTKKQLDDKVFEEAIKESGYRYYIKD; this comes from the coding sequence ATGGAAAATATAATAATAATATCAATCATAATTATAATAGCTATAATATCTATAATAAGCTATATAAAAAAGATTAAATCAGGCAGTTGCTGTTCATCAGGCAATACATCTCAAATTATAGAAAAAGTTAAAGTAAAAGATAAAAATAAAAAAAACTACCCATATAAAAAAATAATTAAAATAGGCGGAATGACTTGTAATCATTGTGCAAAAATAATAGAGAATAATTTTAACAAGATTGAAGATGTATATGCAAAGGTGAGTTTTGATAATGAGGAAGCTGCAATACTAACTAAAAAACAATTAGATGATAAAGTATTTGAAGAAGCCATAAAAGAATCAGGATATAGATATTATATAAAAGATTAA
- a CDS encoding HD-GYP domain-containing protein, with the protein MNDLMEKYDILTVKELKDIKDQLVAHNIPLFRLDKEKKLIIFPTEQLSLIIDNEKYSSLKIYIPKNFSMFIEEFKSITQTNNSDNTSNESAPYVFRTPKESEKEMGKRISEISKMTYKEKVNTIKNYDDKLKEITVDKEKGINRNTAQEIVNVGNDVGLIAKVTMFESIQKIKGEEITQEQAKIENQEITETTTNLVTTIVDMLAANTETQKVFDELRNYSDGGVMSHSNRVFISYVNFMVFYNNLINRRHLVHKIRTSYTNKYKKFYEQVEAVFNKEGIHKNLATVEDCIDKGIKIIEEKDMNLYSVGALLHDIGKVKDLDYFEGANGRDYERIKKHLFNSYALVSQTSEYPLEVILTVALHHEYYGLGYGPYEHLHALKLKKYPNFQIQRIMTYDAKAIDECEAFAYFPAKMLEIIDVYDALIDPARKYRGGKTFTPEEALNIMREDFVEKHVKLDPILYDVFVEFLSNSIEQDLMACKLI; encoded by the coding sequence ATGAATGATTTGATGGAAAAATATGATATTCTAACAGTAAAAGAACTAAAAGATATAAAAGATCAGCTAGTTGCCCATAATATACCATTATTTAGATTAGATAAAGAAAAAAAACTTATAATATTTCCTACCGAACAATTAAGTTTAATTATTGATAATGAAAAATACAGCAGTTTAAAAATATACATACCTAAAAATTTTTCTATGTTTATAGAAGAATTCAAATCTATTACTCAAACAAACAATTCAGATAATACTTCAAATGAATCTGCTCCTTATGTATTTAGAACACCTAAAGAATCAGAAAAAGAGATGGGTAAAAGAATATCAGAAATCTCTAAAATGACATATAAGGAAAAAGTTAACACAATAAAAAATTATGATGATAAATTAAAAGAAATTACTGTAGATAAAGAAAAAGGAATCAATAGAAATACGGCTCAGGAAATAGTAAATGTTGGAAATGATGTAGGACTTATAGCAAAAGTTACTATGTTTGAAAGTATTCAAAAGATTAAAGGCGAAGAAATTACTCAGGAACAGGCTAAAATAGAAAATCAGGAAATAACTGAAACAACTACAAATTTGGTTACAACTATAGTTGACATGCTTGCTGCAAATACAGAAACACAGAAAGTATTTGATGAACTTAGAAATTATTCTGACGGCGGTGTTATGTCGCATTCTAACAGAGTATTTATATCTTATGTTAATTTTATGGTGTTTTACAATAATTTAATAAACAGAAGACATTTAGTACATAAAATAAGAACTTCATATACTAATAAATATAAAAAATTTTACGAACAAGTTGAAGCCGTATTCAATAAAGAAGGAATACATAAAAACTTAGCAACTGTTGAAGATTGTATAGACAAAGGTATTAAAATTATAGAAGAAAAAGATATGAATCTTTATTCTGTAGGTGCTTTGCTTCATGATATAGGTAAAGTTAAAGATTTGGACTATTTTGAAGGAGCAAACGGAAGAGATTATGAAAGAATAAAAAAACACTTATTTAATAGTTATGCTTTAGTAAGTCAAACTTCTGAATATCCGCTTGAAGTTATACTTACAGTAGCTTTACACCATGAATATTATGGATTAGGATACGGACCTTATGAACATTTGCATGCTTTAAAATTAAAAAAATATCCTAATTTCCAAATACAAAGAATCATGACTTATGATGCTAAAGCTATAGATGAATGCGAGGCTTTTGCTTATTTCCCCGCTAAAATGCTTGAAATAATAGATGTATATGATGCTCTAATAGATCCGGCTAGAAAGTATAGGGGAGGAAAAACATTTACACCTGAAGAAGCTCTTAATATTATGAGAGAAGATTTTGTGGAAAAGCATGTTAAATTAGACCCCATATTATACGATGTATTTGTAGAATTTTTAAGCAATTCTATAGAACAAGATTTAATGGCCTGCAAATTAATATAA
- a CDS encoding YkgJ family cysteine cluster protein gives MKKSNKNNKNSILTFSCTGCGICCREKGYVFFNDNDIKRAAKLLEISPLVFINKYLEYEEGYGYYIKVTDDKPCTFLDENNRCTINSSKPEQCSTFPYWKEYMDKNGNLISGKFKRACPGVKIKK, from the coding sequence ATGAAAAAATCAAACAAAAATAATAAAAATTCTATATTAACATTTTCATGTACAGGATGCGGTATATGCTGCCGAGAAAAAGGATATGTATTTTTTAATGATAACGATATAAAAAGAGCGGCCAAATTATTAGAAATATCTCCTTTAGTTTTTATTAATAAATATTTAGAATATGAAGAAGGGTACGGTTATTATATAAAAGTAACAGATGATAAACCTTGTACATTTTTAGATGAAAACAATAGATGCACTATTAATAGTTCAAAACCTGAGCAATGTTCTACTTTTCCATATTGGAAAGAATATATGGATAAAAATGGTAATTTAATATCAGGAAAATTCAAAAGAGCCTGCCCCGGTGTAAAAATAAAAAAATAG
- a CDS encoding GntR family transcriptional regulator, whose product MAVLKKEIDMNMQEQKIYEYNRIYVYRVLKENIMKLILKPGEKISELNIKKTFNVSRSPIREAIVRLVDEELIDVFPQKGTYVSLLDPNLIEDSLFMRAAIEKEIMILLCSEDFNAENLLISLEYIFEKQKKIASNNLNKDSIMEFLDLNEQFHSEIFKNIGKINIWEKILKFGTHYVRFHILESISKTNVDFAIKQHTDIINAIKNKDYNIAKQLENNLLSNYRFKLKKVYDLYPQYFKYKI is encoded by the coding sequence ATGGCTGTGTTGAAAAAAGAAATTGATATGAATATGCAGGAACAAAAAATATATGAGTATAATAGAATATATGTCTATAGAGTATTAAAAGAAAATATAATGAAATTGATACTTAAACCTGGAGAAAAAATTAGCGAGTTAAATATTAAAAAAACATTTAATGTAAGCAGATCTCCAATCAGAGAAGCTATTGTTAGATTAGTGGATGAGGAATTAATTGATGTTTTTCCTCAAAAGGGTACTTATGTATCTTTGTTAGATCCTAACTTGATAGAAGATTCTTTATTTATGAGGGCTGCTATAGAAAAGGAAATAATGATTTTATTATGTTCTGAAGACTTTAATGCTGAAAATTTATTAATTTCATTGGAATATATATTTGAAAAACAAAAAAAAATAGCATCAAATAATTTAAATAAAGATTCTATTATGGAATTTTTAGATTTAAATGAACAATTTCATAGTGAGATATTTAAAAATATTGGCAAAATTAATATATGGGAAAAAATTTTGAAATTTGGAACTCATTATGTAAGATTTCATATATTAGAATCTATATCTAAAACTAATGTTGATTTTGCAATAAAACAGCATACTGATATTATAAATGCTATAAAAAATAAAGATTACAATATTGCTAAGCAGCTGGAAAATAATTTATTATCTAATTATAGATTTAAATTAAAAAAAGTATATGATTTATATCCGCAGTATTTTAAATATAAAATATAA
- a CDS encoding YidC/Oxa1 family membrane protein insertase: MIIVNIFFNIFIFPIELIIETLFFIFNNIFNLHYSLSIFLLSLSVNLLSLPLYNIAEKWQEKERNIQNKMKPIIDNIKAVYKGDQRYLLIRACHRINKYKVIYAFRGVLGLLIQIPFFIAAYNFIYSLPDLSQGNFYFIKDFSKPDNIINGINLLPFTMTIFSLLAGMIYSKKLNIKESLPIYITSLLFLIILYDSPSGLLFYWNINCLFSLIKNIVLEYKIYKSFNKDKILKISNVLTVLTFIVLTVISYINKIDIRNILTIFIIIILTLNFGYIEKSLIKNNNFIKYRYKLLILSCIIITILSGLFIPASLINNSVSEFKNHLNLIINNLSMSIGIFLFYPLFIYNLFSDKIKNYITLVFIFLSLVFIVNTFIFAGNYPNMNSDFIFDSEIKIINKDIIINILFILISLAFIYLLIKKSKLSLLINIDYIVIFVLIASSIFYTYKILSYDNTYTKTSYKLKIGEKIFNLSRNGKNIFVIILDRAISSYWFDAFNRFDEYKNIFDGFTFYPNTVSYNYNTITIASIYGGYDYLPYEISTNKNNNITNIHNNAILTLPLSLEKYGYKSYILNPVYANMSFKGDLSIFDNYSNIKVYNNDYIYDYSINKYTNENNIITYNLDNDKLIRFSFFRILPIWLRNTLYSEGQWLINKNNIMNTSIENYALLDSIKDLIKIEEDGNNYNILHNNTTHEPHYFLPDLLPSVNLNYIDTNDLKTYKDTNSVRHFYANSASMINIAKIIYFLKDNNIYNNTKIIIISDHGYRVSSKYFEKPNTKFIALYNSLLMYKDFNAKGKLRIDTNFMTAADMPYLAVNHIKGIRNIFNNKIITNDYKTNGANIIRIRSWKPENQNSNTYDFNTYYHVNNNILDTNNWKLYCWYYESNYSKEIDLSLGFRE, translated from the coding sequence GTGATAATAGTAAATATATTTTTTAATATTTTTATATTTCCAATAGAATTAATCATAGAAACTCTATTTTTTATATTTAATAATATATTTAATTTACATTATAGTTTGAGTATATTCTTATTAAGTTTGTCAGTAAACTTGTTATCTCTGCCGCTTTATAATATAGCAGAAAAATGGCAGGAAAAAGAAAGAAATATTCAAAACAAAATGAAGCCTATCATAGATAATATAAAAGCTGTTTATAAAGGAGATCAAAGATATTTACTTATAAGAGCCTGTCATAGAATCAATAAATATAAAGTCATCTATGCATTCAGAGGAGTTTTAGGACTTTTAATACAAATACCATTCTTTATTGCTGCATATAATTTTATATACAGCTTACCTGATCTATCTCAAGGAAATTTTTATTTTATAAAAGATTTTTCAAAACCTGATAATATAATAAATGGAATAAATTTACTGCCTTTTACTATGACTATATTCAGTCTGCTTGCAGGTATGATTTATAGTAAGAAATTAAATATAAAAGAAAGTCTGCCTATATATATAACTTCATTATTATTTCTTATAATATTATATGATTCACCTTCGGGATTATTATTTTATTGGAATATAAATTGTTTATTCTCTTTAATTAAAAATATTGTTTTAGAATATAAAATATATAAATCATTCAATAAAGATAAAATATTAAAAATAAGCAATGTATTGACTGTATTAACTTTTATAGTATTAACTGTTATCTCTTATATAAATAAAATAGATATAAGAAATATTTTAACTATATTTATAATAATAATATTAACATTAAACTTTGGATATATAGAAAAATCATTAATTAAAAATAATAATTTTATAAAATACAGATATAAACTTCTTATATTATCCTGTATTATTATTACAATATTATCAGGACTTTTTATACCGGCATCATTAATAAACAATTCAGTATCTGAATTCAAAAATCATCTAAACTTAATAATAAATAATCTTTCAATGAGTATTGGAATATTTTTATTTTATCCTTTATTTATATATAATTTATTTTCAGATAAAATAAAAAATTATATAACATTAGTATTTATCTTTTTATCTTTAGTATTCATAGTAAATACTTTCATTTTTGCAGGTAATTATCCTAATATGAATTCTGATTTTATATTTGACAGTGAAATTAAAATAATTAATAAAGATATAATAATAAATATTTTATTCATATTAATTTCTTTAGCATTTATTTATTTACTAATAAAAAAATCTAAGCTATCTTTATTAATCAATATTGATTATATAGTAATATTTGTATTAATTGCATCGTCAATATTTTATACATATAAAATATTAAGCTATGATAATACATATACAAAAACATCGTATAAATTAAAAATAGGTGAAAAGATATTTAATCTATCAAGAAATGGAAAGAATATATTCGTTATAATATTGGACAGAGCTATCTCTTCATATTGGTTTGATGCTTTTAATAGATTTGATGAATATAAAAACATATTTGATGGATTCACATTTTATCCCAATACCGTTTCATATAATTATAATACTATAACTATAGCATCTATTTATGGAGGTTATGATTATCTGCCTTATGAAATAAGCACTAATAAAAATAATAATATTACAAATATTCATAATAATGCTATATTAACATTGCCTTTATCTTTAGAAAAATATGGTTATAAATCTTATATACTTAATCCTGTTTATGCCAATATGTCTTTTAAAGGTGATTTAAGTATATTCGATAATTACAGCAATATTAAAGTGTATAATAATGATTATATTTATGATTACAGTATAAATAAATATACAAATGAAAATAATATCATCACATACAATTTAGATAATGATAAATTGATAAGATTTTCATTTTTTAGGATACTTCCTATATGGCTTAGAAATACATTATATAGCGAAGGACAATGGCTCATAAATAAAAACAATATTATGAATACAAGTATAGAAAATTATGCTTTATTAGATTCTATTAAAGATTTAATAAAAATAGAAGAAGATGGAAATAATTATAATATACTTCACAATAATACCACACATGAACCGCATTATTTTCTTCCTGATTTATTGCCTTCAGTAAATTTAAATTATATAGATACTAATGATTTAAAAACATATAAAGATACAAACAGCGTAAGACATTTTTATGCTAATTCAGCTTCAATGATAAATATAGCTAAAATTATATATTTTTTAAAAGATAATAATATTTATAATAATACCAAAATAATAATTATTTCAGATCATGGATACAGAGTAAGCTCCAAGTACTTTGAAAAACCTAATACAAAATTTATAGCTTTATATAATTCTTTGCTAATGTATAAAGATTTCAATGCAAAAGGAAAATTAAGGATTGATACTAATTTTATGACTGCAGCAGATATGCCATATTTAGCAGTTAATCATATAAAAGGAATAAGAAATATATTCAATAATAAAATAATAACTAATGATTATAAAACAAATGGTGCTAATATTATACGAATCAGAAGTTGGAAGCCTGAAAATCAAAATTCAAATACTTATGATTTTAATACTTATTATCATGTAAATAATAATATATTAGATACCAATAATTGGAAATTATACTGTTGGTATTATGAAAGTAATTATAGTAAAGAAATAGATTTATCATTAGGATTTAGAGAATAA
- the rsmD gene encoding 16S rRNA (guanine(966)-N(2))-methyltransferase RsmD, whose translation MHIISGNKKGRKIITPKRDFRPTQGKVKEAFFNIIDIENKTFLDLCSGSGAMGFEALSRNAGFVTFIEIDREAVKNIFSNAKTIFNNDENVYKIKRVSAEDYVKKTNDKFDVIYLDPPYHSKIYFDVINNIIKRNILNDNGVLAAEFGADYYKKFLDNEDFKNIVSNIMKYNIKTYGESVLIIFKYI comes from the coding sequence ATGCATATAATATCAGGAAATAAAAAGGGAAGAAAAATCATAACTCCCAAAAGAGATTTTAGACCTACACAGGGTAAGGTTAAAGAGGCTTTTTTTAATATTATTGATATAGAAAATAAAACTTTTTTGGATTTATGCTCCGGAAGCGGTGCTATGGGGTTTGAGGCTTTAAGCAGAAATGCTGGGTTTGTAACTTTTATAGAGATAGACAGGGAGGCGGTTAAAAATATATTTTCTAATGCTAAAACTATATTCAATAATGATGAGAATGTATATAAAATAAAAAGGGTATCAGCTGAAGATTATGTGAAAAAAACTAATGATAAATTTGATGTTATATATTTGGATCCGCCTTATCATTCAAAAATATATTTTGATGTTATAAACAATATAATAAAAAGAAATATATTAAATGATAATGGAGTTTTAGCTGCAGAGTTTGGGGCGGATTATTATAAAAAGTTCTTAGACAATGAGGATTTTAAAAATATAGTATCGAACATTATGAAGTATAATATAAAAACTTATGGTGAGAGTGTATTAATAATATTTAAGTATATATAA
- a CDS encoding PepSY-like domain-containing protein, whose protein sequence is MTKKLLALLISLTIISTSSLFADWVVPASSLPQKARTFIRRVYPNAQIWKVERDDGKFEVKLSNGASIDFMPNGNWLNIDGEYNGVPMSVLPQAVANTVRRTYPQARMIDVEKEWGNYKIKLNNMMELYIAANGQLMGQQWDD, encoded by the coding sequence ATGACAAAAAAATTATTAGCTTTATTAATATCATTAACTATTATCTCAACTTCAAGCCTTTTTGCTGATTGGGTAGTACCAGCTTCATCATTACCTCAAAAAGCAAGGACATTCATAAGAAGAGTTTATCCTAATGCTCAAATATGGAAAGTTGAAAGAGATGACGGTAAATTTGAAGTTAAGCTGTCAAATGGAGCTTCTATAGATTTTATGCCTAATGGTAATTGGCTTAATATAGACGGAGAATATAACGGAGTACCTATGAGCGTATTACCTCAGGCTGTGGCTAATACTGTTAGAAGAACTTATCCTCAGGCTAGAATGATAGATGTTGAAAAAGAATGGGGTAACTACAAAATAAAACTTAATAATATGATGGAATTATATATAGCTGCTAATGGTCAGTTAATGGGTCAGCAATGGGACGATTAA
- a CDS encoding FAD:protein FMN transferase translates to MKKKIYFSIPIIIVALIISISFYMLRDKYITATVIISDTILNITAETSNKNMDKLIESITNEINRIDNILNPYNTSSEIGIINKESLSGKTEIEISDEMAHIFTTGLRYSKLNPSFDISVRPLIELWGFGVKENQTVPLKEDIDNALADIDYSAVSIVTNDENKNILKLSKPLTFDFGSYGKGYIIEKLKNIFAEYNIKNYLIDYGGDTYANGVNSRGKPWVIAIRNPRNDAYGYLGLLEATNCTIVTSGDYERYFTQDGTNYHHIIDAEIGYPTYNSISATIVHTNAEEADALSTTAFLMGTNFFTNEAFKYKEAYIVTPQGELFIVTNDNF, encoded by the coding sequence ATGAAAAAAAAGATTTATTTTTCTATACCAATAATAATAGTAGCATTAATAATATCCATTTCATTCTATATGTTAAGAGATAAATATATAACAGCTACTGTGATAATAAGCGATACTATACTTAATATAACAGCAGAGACTTCTAATAAAAATATGGATAAACTTATAGAGAGTATTACAAATGAGATAAACAGAATAGATAATATACTAAATCCGTATAATACTTCAAGTGAAATAGGAATAATAAATAAAGAAAGTTTGTCAGGAAAAACTGAAATAGAAATTTCAGATGAAATGGCACATATATTTACCACAGGATTAAGATATTCAAAATTAAATCCCTCTTTTGATATAAGCGTAAGACCTTTGATAGAGTTATGGGGATTTGGAGTAAAGGAAAATCAGACAGTACCTTTAAAAGAGGATATAGATAATGCTTTGGCCGATATAGATTATTCAGCTGTGAGTATAGTTACTAATGATGAGAATAAAAACATATTAAAATTATCAAAGCCGTTAACATTTGACTTCGGATCTTACGGTAAAGGCTATATAATAGAAAAATTAAAAAATATATTTGCAGAGTATAATATAAAGAATTATTTAATAGATTATGGCGGAGATACCTATGCAAACGGAGTTAATAGCAGAGGTAAACCTTGGGTGATAGCAATTAGAAATCCAAGAAATGATGCTTACGGATATTTAGGACTTTTAGAAGCTACAAATTGTACAATAGTAACAAGCGGAGATTATGAGAGATATTTTACTCAGGACGGCACTAATTATCATCATATAATAGATGCAGAAATAGGGTATCCTACTTATAACAGTATATCCGCTACTATAGTTCATACAAATGCAGAAGAAGCTGATGCTCTATCAACAACAGCATTTTTAATGGGTACTAATTTCTTTACAAATGAGGCTTTTAAATATAAAGAGGCTTATATCGTAACTCCTCAGGGTGAATTATTTATAGTAACTAATGATAATTTTTAA
- a CDS encoding acetylxylan esterase gives MAFFDLSLEELYKYKGSGEEPKDFDEFWLDTLNENNHKTETEYTLIDTHLKLFDVWNVSFKGYAAHKINGWYIAPKYARENNEKLTCIMCYPGYGGGRDYPNSHLLFPSAGYSVFVMEVRGQGAEGGNGATTPDPVGSTPHADGFLTMGILDKKDYFYKRVFIDAFKSIEAAKEHSLTGKIAVNGTSQGGGISLALLGLSALKKEKIEAAMIDVPFLCDYKRACTITDTLPYNEIARFCKTNRMHEKTAFETLSYFDGSFFAKRSKVKALFSVGLMDILCPPSTVFAAYNNYAGEKSINVYTFNGHEGGDNEQSERKLEFLNSLNL, from the coding sequence ATGGCTTTTTTTGATTTAAGTTTAGAAGAACTTTATAAGTATAAGGGAAGCGGCGAAGAGCCTAAAGATTTTGATGAATTTTGGCTTGATACTTTAAATGAAAATAATCATAAAACAGAGACTGAATATACTTTAATAGATACACATTTAAAATTGTTTGATGTATGGAATGTATCATTCAAAGGTTATGCAGCTCATAAAATAAATGGTTGGTATATAGCACCTAAATATGCAAGAGAAAATAATGAGAAATTAACTTGTATAATGTGCTATCCGGGATACGGCGGCGGAAGAGATTATCCAAATAGCCATTTACTTTTTCCTTCTGCAGGATACAGTGTATTTGTTATGGAGGTTAGAGGACAGGGAGCTGAAGGAGGAAACGGGGCAACAACTCCAGATCCTGTAGGTTCGACCCCTCATGCTGACGGATTTCTCACTATGGGAATATTAGACAAAAAAGACTATTTTTATAAAAGAGTTTTTATAGACGCATTTAAATCCATTGAGGCTGCTAAAGAGCATTCTCTTACAGGAAAAATTGCTGTAAATGGTACTAGTCAGGGCGGAGGCATATCACTTGCACTTTTAGGACTTTCGGCACTTAAAAAAGAAAAAATTGAGGCTGCTATGATAGATGTGCCTTTCTTATGTGATTATAAAAGAGCATGTACAATTACAGATACTTTGCCTTATAATGAAATAGCAAGATTTTGCAAAACTAATAGAATGCATGAAAAAACTGCTTTTGAAACTTTATCATATTTTGACGGAAGTTTCTTTGCTAAAAGGTCTAAAGTGAAGGCTTTATTTTCAGTTGGCCTTATGGATATTTTATGTCCTCCTTCTACTGTTTTTGCTGCTTATAATAATTATGCAGGAGAAAAGTCTATTAATGTTTATACTTTTAATGGACATGAGGGCGGGGATAATGAGCAGAGTGAAAGAAAATTAGAATTTTTGAATTCATTAAATTTATAG